The Neodiprion virginianus isolate iyNeoVirg1 chromosome 5, iyNeoVirg1.1, whole genome shotgun sequence genome contains a region encoding:
- the LOC124304845 gene encoding DNA excision repair protein ERCC-6-like isoform X2, producing the protein MSSAMESSEIHPNIEDKSAGNDGNGDLQDDSILRRIITVRSETSVLAEISHQIEASLTTKDTLVDTRKASLVSDKAELANQVRSGEITPFQAASVRAAQKPKNGGTFNKTTQLLDLEQYIFQQAELARRKATEPCSKKRPLTNKEKDNNLCKKQKLSNNPKSKYVQKRTKFKEPEIMKRGDLENKVAIHQSNQASAVAEVMNNSLPRNTRRFMVDVECKNKPLKNKAGPSTGVDNIEAADYSDTCKEDSESGSEYLPSDEQPDSVLDDGDEWIYRQRVESSRFPKEKEYHKVDNLFKVPMSVWKRLYKYQKVSVQWLWELHGRNLGGLLGDEMGLGKTVQLIAFLAGLDCSELLLDGGRFRGLGPSLIICPATLLEQWVKHFHEWWPTLRVATLHHMGTHKGDPELLVQSLKCGGILVTSYTGVLTHKELLLNMEWHYIILDEGHKIRNPEAKVTKVVKGFSTPHRLILTGSPMQNSLRELWSLFDFILPGKLGTLPAFMEHFAAPITRGGYTNASSLQEATALNVATMLNDAITPYMLRRTKSDVQHHVSLPEKNEQVLFCSLTDEQRALYNGYLRSEDVSYILHERSNSGDSGRYRARLLIALTALRKICNHPDLYLYDNKMDPNEYHSNEEEVIAVDVENFGYWKRAGKMAVVRSLLKIWKKQGHRVLLFTQSRQMLAVIETLVQHENYSYLRMDGTTPMSQRQQDVCKFNKDTSYFVFILTTRVGGLGINLTGANRVVIYDPDWNPATDAQARERAWRIGQVKNVTIYRLITAGTIEEKIYHRQIFKQLLSNKVLEDPRQRRLFRTSDLTELFSLNEPIGNDQTESEKLFHHSKLSLGSPSFSSDKVEAMRKLAAKLSKSICEKTKTLGSGVNNKMTETCSSSINRKKSTDRGNRSPINVKTKSSAKNSNYLEITSTDAESIKPMEDDHDLSLVNDTSGVGEKELDHAADAIKLEPIDPDEIHQPIILDDKINIEIENNIKLLDKTVPDINENGSHIQSSTVELSVNNIENDCNIQSPSELNGSTESKVKSQMSGEYEIVNHQTDEVEPIGDNDKGHKPKHESRHKKKRSQNRKSRRISSLFEGERVSCLIGRRFGHQKIDEPIPSDDNYVLQKLFAKSKVSTAFQHDSILSGVRNDNATVMQRQAQKAAQESMELLRQSRKWCWRPTWNKTPCRDG; encoded by the exons AAACGAGCGTCCTGGCTGAGATCTCACACCAAATTGAAGCTTCACTTACTACGAAGGATACACTTGTCGACACAAGGAAAGCATCTTTAGTATCAGACAAGGCTGAACTAGCTAATCAGGTTCGGTCGGGAGAAATCACTCCTTTTCAAGCTGCATCTGTTAGAGCTgcacaaaaaccaaaaaatggAGG TACTTTCAACAAAACGACCCAGCTTTTGGATTTGGAACAGTATATATTTCAACAAGCTGAGCTTGCCAGGCGCAAGGCAACAGAGCCATGCTCTAAAAAGCGCCCTCTAACTaacaaagagaaagataaCAATTTATGCAAGAAGCAAAAACTTTCAAACAATCCTAAGTCCAAGTATGTTCAAAAAAGGACAAAATTCAAAGAACCTGAAATTATGAAAAGAGGCGACTTAGAGAACAAAGTAGCTATTCACCAGTCCAATCAGGCCAGTGCTGTAGCAGAAGTCATGAATAATTCATTACCACGAAATACAAGAAGATTTATGGTCGATGTGGAATGCAAAAACAAGCctttaaaaaacaaagctGGTCCATCCACTGGAGTTGACAATATTGAAGCTGCAGACTATTCTGATACTTGTAAAGAGGATTCCGAGTCTGGAAGCGAATACTTACCAAGTGATGAACAGCCAGACTCTG TTTTGGATGACGGCGATGAATGGATTTACCGCCAAAGAGTTGAGAGCAGCAGATTCccaaaagaaaaagagtaTCATAAGGTCGATAATCTGTTTAAAGTTCCCATGTCTGTTTGGAAAAGACTATACAA GTATCAAAAGGTTTCTGTACAGTGGTTATGGGAATTACATGGGCGAAACTTGGGTGGCTTGCTAGGCGATGAGATGGGCTTAGGAAAAACAGTACAGCTTATTGCCTTCCTGGCTGGACTAGATTGTAGCGAGTTATTGTTAGATGGTGGAAG ATTTCGAGGACTGGGACCCTCACTCATAATTTGTCCAGCTACGCTCTTGGAACAGTGGGTTAAACACTTCCATGAGTGGTGGCCAACATTGAGAGTTGCAACCTTACATCACATGGGAACTCACAAAG GTGATCCCGAGCTTTTGGTGCAAAGCCTGAAATGCGGAGGAATACTGGTAACGTCCTATACCGGTGTTCTGACCCACAAAGAGTTGTTACTCAACATGGAATGGCATTATATAATTCTTGACGAAGGTCACAAAATACGAAATCCAGAGGCTAAG GTGACAAAAGTTGTTAAAGGATTTTCCACCCCTCATCGTCTGATCCTAACTGGGAGTCCCATGCAAAACTCATTGAGGGAATTATGGTCACTTTTCGATTTCATATTGCCAGGTAAACTGGGTACATTACCTGCCTTTATGGAGCATTTTGCAGCTCCaattacccgaggtggttacACAAATGCTTCTTCCCTTCAGGAAGCTACTGCACTAAACGTGGCTACAATGTTGAATGATGCTATCACTCCTTATATGCTAAGAAGAACAAAAAGTGACGTTCAGCATCATGTCAGCTTGcctgaaaaaaacgaacag GTCTTATTCTGCAGTTTGACGGACGAGCAGCGAGCATTATACAATGGTTACTTAAGATCGGAAGATGTTTCATACATCTTGCACGAGCGTAGCAATTCCGGGGATAGCGGTAGATACAGGGCGCGGCTACTTATTGCCTTGACAGCACTCAGAAAAATATGCAATCATCCGGATCTCTATCTGTACGATAATAAAATG GATCCAAATGAATACCATTCAAATGAAGAAGAAGTGATCGCCGTCGATGTAGAAAATTTTGGATACTGGAAGCGTGCTGGAAAAATGGCTGTTGTACGCTCTTTACTCAAGATATGGAAGAAACAGGGGCACAGAGTATTACTTTTCACACAGAGTAGACAG ATGCTTGCTGTCATAGAAACTCTGGTTCAGCATGAGAATTATTCGTATTTACGAATGGATGGTACTACGCCAATGTCTCAGAGGCAACAAGATGTCTGCAAATTCAATAAA GACACTTCGTATTTCGTATTTATTCTAACCACACGAGTCGGAGGTTTGGGAATAAATTTAACAGGAGCAAATCGTGTTGTCATTTATGATCCTGATTGGAATCCCGCAACTGATGCACAGGCCAGAGAACGTGCCTGGAGAATAGGTCAGGTGAAAAATGTTACCATTTACAGACTAATTACTGCTGGCACCATAGAAGAAAAG ATTTATCACCGCCAAATATTCAAGCAACTGCTTTCCAACAAAGTGTTGGAAGATCCCCGCCAGCGCAGATTGTTCCGGACGTCAGATCTCACAGAGTTATTCTCATTGAATGAACCAATTGGGAATGATCAAACTGAatcggaaaaattatttcaccatTCCAAGTTATCACTAGGCAGTCCAAGCTTCTCTTCAGACAAAGTAGAAGCAATGCGAAAGTTGGCTGCCAAGCTGAGTAAGAGTATTTGCGAAAAGACCAAGACTTTGGGCAGTGGAGTCAACAATAAAATGACTGAAACCTGTTCCAGTAGtattaatagaaaaaaaagtactgaCAGGGGGAATCGATCACCTATAAACGTGAAAACGAAAAGCAGCGCAAAGAATTCTAACTATCTTGAGATTACTAGTACGGATGCCGAAAGTATAAAACCTATGGAAGACGATCATGATTTATCTTTGGTAAATGATACGAGTGGAGTTGGAGAAAAAGAACTGGACCATGCTGCTGATGCAATAAAATTGGAGCCAATTGATCCTGATGAAATTCATCAACCAATAATACTGGATGACAAAATTAAtatcgaaattgaaaacaacATTAAGTTATTAGATAAAACAGTGCCtgatataaatgaaaatggcTCACATATACAATCATCAACCGTAGAACTTTCTGTgaataatatcgaaaatgaTTGTAATATTCAATCACCTTCAGAACTCAACGGAAGTACTGAATCTAAAGTGAAATCGCAGATGAGTGGAGAAtatgaaattgtaaatcaCCAGACAGACGAGGTTGAGCCTATTGGTGATAATGACAAAGGACATAAACCAAAGCATGAGTCAAGGCACAAGAAAAAACGTTCACAGAATAGAAAGAGTCGTAGAATCTCATCGCTATTTGAGGGAGAACGCGTCTCTTGTCTTATTGGAAGACGCTTTGGACatcaaaaaattgacgagCCTATACCTTCAGACGATAACTACGtcttacaaaaattatttgcaaaatCAA aggtCAGCACGGCGTTTCAACACGACAGCATCTTATCAGGTGTACGCAATGACAATGCAACTGTAATGCAACGCCAGGCCCAGAAGGCTGCTCAAGAGAGCATGGAGTTGTTGCGACAGTCACGAAAATGGTGTTGGAGACCCACGTGGAACAAAACACCCTGTCGTGATGGCTGA
- the LOC124304845 gene encoding DNA excision repair protein ERCC-6-like isoform X1 yields the protein MSSAMESSEIHPNIEDKSAGNDGNGDLQDDSILRRIITVRSETSVLAEISHQIEASLTTKDTLVDTRKASLVSDKAELANQVRSGEITPFQAASVRAAQKPKNGGTFNKTTQLLDLEQYIFQQAELARRKATEPCSKKRPLTNKEKDNNLCKKQKLSNNPKSKYVQKRTKFKEPEIMKRGDLENKVAIHQSNQASAVAEVMNNSLPRNTRRFMVDVECKNKPLKNKAGPSTGVDNIEAADYSDTCKEDSESGSEYLPSDEQPDSGDDSKRSVAKKSVRNIKTKSGYNRLFLDDGDEWIYRQRVESSRFPKEKEYHKVDNLFKVPMSVWKRLYKYQKVSVQWLWELHGRNLGGLLGDEMGLGKTVQLIAFLAGLDCSELLLDGGRFRGLGPSLIICPATLLEQWVKHFHEWWPTLRVATLHHMGTHKGDPELLVQSLKCGGILVTSYTGVLTHKELLLNMEWHYIILDEGHKIRNPEAKVTKVVKGFSTPHRLILTGSPMQNSLRELWSLFDFILPGKLGTLPAFMEHFAAPITRGGYTNASSLQEATALNVATMLNDAITPYMLRRTKSDVQHHVSLPEKNEQVLFCSLTDEQRALYNGYLRSEDVSYILHERSNSGDSGRYRARLLIALTALRKICNHPDLYLYDNKMDPNEYHSNEEEVIAVDVENFGYWKRAGKMAVVRSLLKIWKKQGHRVLLFTQSRQMLAVIETLVQHENYSYLRMDGTTPMSQRQQDVCKFNKDTSYFVFILTTRVGGLGINLTGANRVVIYDPDWNPATDAQARERAWRIGQVKNVTIYRLITAGTIEEKIYHRQIFKQLLSNKVLEDPRQRRLFRTSDLTELFSLNEPIGNDQTESEKLFHHSKLSLGSPSFSSDKVEAMRKLAAKLSKSICEKTKTLGSGVNNKMTETCSSSINRKKSTDRGNRSPINVKTKSSAKNSNYLEITSTDAESIKPMEDDHDLSLVNDTSGVGEKELDHAADAIKLEPIDPDEIHQPIILDDKINIEIENNIKLLDKTVPDINENGSHIQSSTVELSVNNIENDCNIQSPSELNGSTESKVKSQMSGEYEIVNHQTDEVEPIGDNDKGHKPKHESRHKKKRSQNRKSRRISSLFEGERVSCLIGRRFGHQKIDEPIPSDDNYVLQKLFAKSKVSTAFQHDSILSGVRNDNATVMQRQAQKAAQESMELLRQSRKWCWRPTWNKTPCRDG from the exons AAACGAGCGTCCTGGCTGAGATCTCACACCAAATTGAAGCTTCACTTACTACGAAGGATACACTTGTCGACACAAGGAAAGCATCTTTAGTATCAGACAAGGCTGAACTAGCTAATCAGGTTCGGTCGGGAGAAATCACTCCTTTTCAAGCTGCATCTGTTAGAGCTgcacaaaaaccaaaaaatggAGG TACTTTCAACAAAACGACCCAGCTTTTGGATTTGGAACAGTATATATTTCAACAAGCTGAGCTTGCCAGGCGCAAGGCAACAGAGCCATGCTCTAAAAAGCGCCCTCTAACTaacaaagagaaagataaCAATTTATGCAAGAAGCAAAAACTTTCAAACAATCCTAAGTCCAAGTATGTTCAAAAAAGGACAAAATTCAAAGAACCTGAAATTATGAAAAGAGGCGACTTAGAGAACAAAGTAGCTATTCACCAGTCCAATCAGGCCAGTGCTGTAGCAGAAGTCATGAATAATTCATTACCACGAAATACAAGAAGATTTATGGTCGATGTGGAATGCAAAAACAAGCctttaaaaaacaaagctGGTCCATCCACTGGAGTTGACAATATTGAAGCTGCAGACTATTCTGATACTTGTAAAGAGGATTCCGAGTCTGGAAGCGAATACTTACCAAGTGATGAACAGCCAGACTCTG GTGACGATTCTAAAAGATCTGTAGCAAAGAAAAGTGTTCgcaatataaaaacaaaatctgGTTACAACAGATTAT TTTTGGATGACGGCGATGAATGGATTTACCGCCAAAGAGTTGAGAGCAGCAGATTCccaaaagaaaaagagtaTCATAAGGTCGATAATCTGTTTAAAGTTCCCATGTCTGTTTGGAAAAGACTATACAA GTATCAAAAGGTTTCTGTACAGTGGTTATGGGAATTACATGGGCGAAACTTGGGTGGCTTGCTAGGCGATGAGATGGGCTTAGGAAAAACAGTACAGCTTATTGCCTTCCTGGCTGGACTAGATTGTAGCGAGTTATTGTTAGATGGTGGAAG ATTTCGAGGACTGGGACCCTCACTCATAATTTGTCCAGCTACGCTCTTGGAACAGTGGGTTAAACACTTCCATGAGTGGTGGCCAACATTGAGAGTTGCAACCTTACATCACATGGGAACTCACAAAG GTGATCCCGAGCTTTTGGTGCAAAGCCTGAAATGCGGAGGAATACTGGTAACGTCCTATACCGGTGTTCTGACCCACAAAGAGTTGTTACTCAACATGGAATGGCATTATATAATTCTTGACGAAGGTCACAAAATACGAAATCCAGAGGCTAAG GTGACAAAAGTTGTTAAAGGATTTTCCACCCCTCATCGTCTGATCCTAACTGGGAGTCCCATGCAAAACTCATTGAGGGAATTATGGTCACTTTTCGATTTCATATTGCCAGGTAAACTGGGTACATTACCTGCCTTTATGGAGCATTTTGCAGCTCCaattacccgaggtggttacACAAATGCTTCTTCCCTTCAGGAAGCTACTGCACTAAACGTGGCTACAATGTTGAATGATGCTATCACTCCTTATATGCTAAGAAGAACAAAAAGTGACGTTCAGCATCATGTCAGCTTGcctgaaaaaaacgaacag GTCTTATTCTGCAGTTTGACGGACGAGCAGCGAGCATTATACAATGGTTACTTAAGATCGGAAGATGTTTCATACATCTTGCACGAGCGTAGCAATTCCGGGGATAGCGGTAGATACAGGGCGCGGCTACTTATTGCCTTGACAGCACTCAGAAAAATATGCAATCATCCGGATCTCTATCTGTACGATAATAAAATG GATCCAAATGAATACCATTCAAATGAAGAAGAAGTGATCGCCGTCGATGTAGAAAATTTTGGATACTGGAAGCGTGCTGGAAAAATGGCTGTTGTACGCTCTTTACTCAAGATATGGAAGAAACAGGGGCACAGAGTATTACTTTTCACACAGAGTAGACAG ATGCTTGCTGTCATAGAAACTCTGGTTCAGCATGAGAATTATTCGTATTTACGAATGGATGGTACTACGCCAATGTCTCAGAGGCAACAAGATGTCTGCAAATTCAATAAA GACACTTCGTATTTCGTATTTATTCTAACCACACGAGTCGGAGGTTTGGGAATAAATTTAACAGGAGCAAATCGTGTTGTCATTTATGATCCTGATTGGAATCCCGCAACTGATGCACAGGCCAGAGAACGTGCCTGGAGAATAGGTCAGGTGAAAAATGTTACCATTTACAGACTAATTACTGCTGGCACCATAGAAGAAAAG ATTTATCACCGCCAAATATTCAAGCAACTGCTTTCCAACAAAGTGTTGGAAGATCCCCGCCAGCGCAGATTGTTCCGGACGTCAGATCTCACAGAGTTATTCTCATTGAATGAACCAATTGGGAATGATCAAACTGAatcggaaaaattatttcaccatTCCAAGTTATCACTAGGCAGTCCAAGCTTCTCTTCAGACAAAGTAGAAGCAATGCGAAAGTTGGCTGCCAAGCTGAGTAAGAGTATTTGCGAAAAGACCAAGACTTTGGGCAGTGGAGTCAACAATAAAATGACTGAAACCTGTTCCAGTAGtattaatagaaaaaaaagtactgaCAGGGGGAATCGATCACCTATAAACGTGAAAACGAAAAGCAGCGCAAAGAATTCTAACTATCTTGAGATTACTAGTACGGATGCCGAAAGTATAAAACCTATGGAAGACGATCATGATTTATCTTTGGTAAATGATACGAGTGGAGTTGGAGAAAAAGAACTGGACCATGCTGCTGATGCAATAAAATTGGAGCCAATTGATCCTGATGAAATTCATCAACCAATAATACTGGATGACAAAATTAAtatcgaaattgaaaacaacATTAAGTTATTAGATAAAACAGTGCCtgatataaatgaaaatggcTCACATATACAATCATCAACCGTAGAACTTTCTGTgaataatatcgaaaatgaTTGTAATATTCAATCACCTTCAGAACTCAACGGAAGTACTGAATCTAAAGTGAAATCGCAGATGAGTGGAGAAtatgaaattgtaaatcaCCAGACAGACGAGGTTGAGCCTATTGGTGATAATGACAAAGGACATAAACCAAAGCATGAGTCAAGGCACAAGAAAAAACGTTCACAGAATAGAAAGAGTCGTAGAATCTCATCGCTATTTGAGGGAGAACGCGTCTCTTGTCTTATTGGAAGACGCTTTGGACatcaaaaaattgacgagCCTATACCTTCAGACGATAACTACGtcttacaaaaattatttgcaaaatCAA aggtCAGCACGGCGTTTCAACACGACAGCATCTTATCAGGTGTACGCAATGACAATGCAACTGTAATGCAACGCCAGGCCCAGAAGGCTGCTCAAGAGAGCATGGAGTTGTTGCGACAGTCACGAAAATGGTGTTGGAGACCCACGTGGAACAAAACACCCTGTCGTGATGGCTGA